The following are from one region of the Stigmatella ashevillena genome:
- a CDS encoding protoporphyrinogen/coproporphyrinogen oxidase, with translation MDPTVILGAGLAGLSAAHFLKRPWRLIEKTDRVGGLIKTEVIEGCAFDPTGHWLHLRDPEIRELVNTRWLPGRMVSIQRKAAIFSRGVFTRFPYQVNTHGLPPEVVAENLVGYVDAIYGEKGRALREREPRNFEEFILRYMGEGFAKNFMVPYNQKLWTVHPRELSAAWVGRFVPRPSLKEVVDGALGVGSDALGYNASFLYPREGGIESLAQAMLRGLEGGEVSVRTEPTAIDWKARRVTLSDGRTLGYAELLSTLPLPYLVRLLAQGGSGVPDEVRDAAGRLRATTVTYVCVGARGKNRQPWHWIYLPEPEFTTYRIGSPSAVYEPLAPPDTASFYVEYSHHGELSPAQCEQAAVKELVLSRMVHGPEDILFARAVEIPHAYVLYDEAYGPAKAEILRFLEHARILTAGRYGQWEYSSMEDAILGGRACAQVLNAR, from the coding sequence ATGGATCCCACCGTCATTCTCGGCGCGGGCCTCGCGGGGCTGTCCGCTGCCCATTTTCTCAAGCGTCCCTGGCGGCTGATTGAGAAGACCGATCGGGTCGGTGGCCTCATCAAGACCGAGGTCATCGAGGGCTGCGCGTTCGATCCCACGGGGCACTGGCTGCACCTGAGGGATCCCGAGATTCGCGAGCTGGTCAACACGCGCTGGTTGCCTGGACGCATGGTGAGCATCCAGCGCAAGGCGGCCATCTTCTCGCGAGGGGTCTTCACGCGCTTTCCCTATCAGGTGAACACCCACGGGCTGCCGCCCGAGGTGGTCGCGGAGAACCTGGTGGGCTACGTGGATGCCATCTACGGAGAGAAGGGCCGCGCGCTGCGAGAGCGCGAGCCACGCAACTTCGAGGAGTTCATCCTTCGCTACATGGGCGAGGGCTTCGCGAAGAACTTCATGGTGCCGTACAACCAGAAGCTCTGGACGGTGCATCCCCGGGAGCTGTCCGCGGCGTGGGTGGGCCGTTTCGTGCCCCGGCCCAGCCTCAAGGAAGTGGTGGATGGGGCGCTGGGCGTGGGCAGCGATGCGTTGGGCTACAACGCCTCCTTCCTGTACCCCCGCGAGGGCGGCATCGAGAGCCTCGCCCAGGCGATGCTGCGCGGCCTGGAAGGGGGCGAGGTGAGTGTCCGCACCGAGCCCACCGCGATTGACTGGAAGGCCCGCAGAGTCACCCTTTCCGATGGACGGACCCTCGGCTACGCGGAGCTGCTGTCCACGCTGCCCCTGCCCTACCTGGTGCGTCTGCTCGCCCAGGGGGGCTCGGGCGTGCCCGACGAGGTGCGGGATGCCGCGGGACGCCTTCGCGCGACCACGGTGACCTACGTCTGCGTGGGCGCCCGGGGAAAGAACCGCCAGCCCTGGCATTGGATCTACCTGCCCGAGCCGGAGTTCACGACCTACCGCATCGGGTCGCCCTCCGCGGTCTACGAGCCCCTGGCGCCGCCGGACACGGCCTCCTTCTACGTGGAGTACAGCCACCATGGGGAGCTGTCCCCCGCCCAGTGCGAGCAGGCCGCGGTCAAGGAACTCGTCCTCTCGCGGATGGTCCATGGGCCCGAGGACATCCTCTTCGCCCGGGCCGTGGAGATTCCCCATGCCTACGTCCTCTACGACGAGGCGTATGGCCCGGCGAAAGCGGAGATTCTCCGTTTCCTGGAGCACGCACGCATCCTGACGGCCGGGCGCTATGGCCAGTGGGAGTACTCCTCCATGGAGGATGCCATCCTGGGCGGCCGGGCCTGTGCCCAGGTTCTCAACGCCCGGTGA